The proteins below are encoded in one region of Myxococcales bacterium:
- a CDS encoding DUF4202 domain-containing protein — MTSDRFIRAVRELDRQNSGDPSRVLVGGKPIPRELAKADWLSGWISRLEPAPSEALRLTARCQHLRRFELKRSEFPDGRAGYHAWRKHMAAFHADEAAKVLSSAGYDDETISEVRRIVQKQGLGAHADVQTMEDALCLSFIEHDLADFGSGQSEEKLLGILRETWRKMSPRGRELAGTLAEELPDEVRALLKRALAPSE; from the coding sequence ATGACGAGCGACCGATTCATACGCGCGGTGCGGGAGCTGGACCGCCAGAACTCGGGGGATCCGAGCCGGGTACTCGTCGGCGGGAAGCCGATCCCCCGCGAGCTCGCGAAGGCGGACTGGCTGTCGGGCTGGATCTCGAGGCTCGAGCCGGCGCCGAGTGAGGCGCTCCGATTAACGGCACGCTGCCAGCACCTGCGCCGCTTCGAGCTGAAGCGCAGCGAGTTCCCCGATGGTCGTGCCGGGTACCACGCCTGGCGCAAGCACATGGCGGCGTTTCATGCCGACGAGGCTGCGAAGGTGCTGTCGAGTGCAGGTTACGACGACGAGACAATTTCGGAGGTGCGCCGCATCGTGCAAAAACAGGGGCTGGGAGCTCACGCCGACGTACAGACGATGGAAGATGCGCTCTGCCTCTCGTTCATCGAGCACGACCTGGCCGACTTCGGCAGCGGGCAGAGCGAAGAGAAGCTGCTGGGGATCCTGCGCGAAACCTGGCGCAAGATGAGCCCCCGCGGGCGGGAGTTGGCGGGCACCTTGGCCGAGGAGCTGCCCGATGAGGTACGCGCGCTGCTGAAGCGCGCGCTCGCGCCGTCGGAGTGA
- a CDS encoding nitrite/sulfite reductase: MAPPASWKEALGPRVREDWGREIDVFETQLELRQKGKLEEKLFAETRLRRGAYGQRYDNGQRNDGKQTQPIAFPERPTKGPGTAWDAPGMMRIKIPYGKLTAEQLSVMAELAEEYSDGILHVTTRQDIQLHFVHLEDTPDLMRRLAATGITTREACGNSVRNVTQCPDAGVCAGEAFDTTPYAHALTFFLLGHDDTQDFGRKFKIAFSGCRESACGLVSFHDIGAVAATRVVEGRLERGFQLFVGGGLGSVPQAAALLEEFTPEAELLPVSQAICRVFGRLGERDNRQRARLKFLVKRLGIEEFRRLVREERNELRPDPRWTEFLSDLQATDESPLRPAQALFDAAAAKAGRAFATWRASNVRSQKQQGYSTAVVALPLGDLTSRQARAVAELARRYTGDTLRATVDQNLLLRWVSDADLPLVHAALESAGLGEAGAGTITDITACPGTDTCKLGISSSRGLAGELRKRLMVVQEPAAKSLHVKCSGCFNSCGQHHVADIGFLGVSRVVNGRRVPHFQLVVGGQWTENAGAFGLAIGAVPSKNVPKLLDVLKDRYVSERQADETFRAWTQRIGKKAIRALVDAHNAVPAYDVDPSYYSDWGDPREYTIGDIGEGECAGAVVSFLEMGLAGSEREVFEAQLLLDGGDAAAAAGRARSAMLLAARALAREKSPNVSEEPEEVVREFRAHFYDTKLFFDPFAGGKFAHYLFKAHAERAETATSEAAHQLIEEAQLFVDAAHACHARLVEASGVVAAE; this comes from the coding sequence ATGGCCCCTCCCGCGAGCTGGAAAGAAGCGCTTGGACCCCGCGTCCGCGAGGACTGGGGGCGAGAAATCGACGTGTTCGAGACCCAGCTCGAGCTCCGGCAGAAGGGCAAGCTCGAAGAGAAGCTATTCGCCGAGACGCGACTGCGCCGCGGCGCCTACGGGCAGCGGTACGACAACGGTCAGCGCAACGACGGCAAACAGACGCAGCCGATCGCGTTTCCGGAGCGGCCTACCAAGGGTCCCGGCACAGCGTGGGATGCGCCGGGCATGATGCGAATCAAGATCCCGTACGGCAAGCTGACTGCCGAGCAGCTGTCCGTGATGGCTGAGCTGGCGGAGGAGTACTCGGACGGCATCCTGCACGTCACCACGCGGCAGGACATCCAGCTGCACTTCGTGCACCTCGAGGACACGCCGGACCTGATGCGTCGGCTGGCGGCGACGGGCATCACGACGCGCGAGGCCTGCGGCAACTCGGTGCGCAACGTGACTCAATGCCCCGACGCGGGCGTGTGCGCCGGCGAGGCTTTTGATACGACCCCGTACGCCCATGCGCTGACCTTCTTCTTGTTGGGCCACGACGACACGCAGGACTTCGGGCGCAAATTCAAGATCGCGTTCTCGGGTTGCAGAGAGAGCGCGTGCGGCTTGGTCAGCTTCCACGACATCGGGGCCGTGGCGGCCACGCGCGTCGTCGAAGGCCGACTTGAGCGCGGCTTTCAGCTGTTCGTGGGTGGAGGCCTGGGCTCCGTGCCCCAAGCCGCGGCGCTCCTCGAAGAGTTCACGCCCGAGGCGGAGCTGCTGCCGGTCTCCCAGGCGATCTGCCGCGTGTTTGGGCGCCTCGGTGAGCGCGACAACCGGCAGCGCGCCCGGCTCAAGTTTCTGGTCAAACGCCTGGGCATCGAGGAGTTTCGGCGGCTGGTGCGAGAGGAGCGCAACGAGCTTCGGCCCGATCCCCGCTGGACCGAGTTTTTGAGCGATCTTCAGGCAACGGACGAGAGCCCGCTGCGCCCCGCCCAGGCACTCTTTGACGCCGCAGCCGCCAAGGCCGGCCGGGCGTTTGCGACCTGGCGAGCGAGCAACGTCCGCTCACAGAAACAGCAGGGGTACTCGACCGCCGTCGTCGCGCTGCCGCTCGGTGATCTCACGAGTCGCCAGGCGCGTGCGGTGGCGGAGCTCGCGCGTCGTTACACCGGAGACACGCTGCGCGCGACGGTCGACCAGAACCTGCTGCTGCGCTGGGTGAGTGATGCGGACTTGCCCCTCGTTCATGCTGCGCTCGAGAGCGCGGGTCTCGGTGAAGCGGGCGCGGGCACCATCACGGACATCACCGCGTGCCCGGGCACCGACACTTGCAAGCTGGGGATCTCGTCCTCGCGCGGGTTGGCCGGGGAGCTGCGCAAGCGTCTGATGGTCGTCCAGGAACCGGCGGCGAAGAGCTTGCACGTGAAGTGCAGCGGATGTTTCAACTCGTGTGGTCAACATCACGTGGCCGACATCGGGTTCCTCGGTGTGAGTCGCGTCGTGAATGGCCGACGGGTTCCGCACTTCCAGCTGGTGGTCGGCGGACAGTGGACGGAGAACGCCGGGGCCTTCGGGCTGGCCATTGGCGCCGTACCGTCGAAGAACGTGCCCAAGCTGCTCGACGTCTTGAAAGACCGTTACGTGAGCGAGCGCCAGGCTGATGAGACTTTCCGTGCGTGGACGCAGCGCATCGGGAAGAAGGCGATCCGGGCGCTGGTCGACGCGCACAACGCCGTGCCGGCCTACGACGTCGACCCCTCGTACTACTCCGACTGGGGAGATCCCCGCGAGTACACCATCGGTGACATCGGCGAGGGGGAGTGCGCCGGCGCGGTGGTCAGCTTCCTGGAAATGGGGCTGGCGGGGAGCGAGCGCGAGGTGTTCGAAGCCCAGCTCTTGCTCGACGGCGGTGACGCGGCGGCGGCCGCGGGGCGGGCCCGGAGCGCGATGTTGCTGGCGGCGAGGGCGCTGGCTCGGGAGAAGAGCCCGAACGTCTCCGAGGAACCCGAGGAGGTCGTGCGCGAGTTTCGCGCGCACTTCTACGACACGAAGCTGTTCTTCGACCCCTTTGCCGGCGGAAAATTCGCCCACTACCTTTTCAAGGCGCATGCCGAGCGAGCGGAGACTGCAACTTCCGAGGCCGCACACCAGCTGATCGAAGAGGCCCAGCTCTTCGTGGATGCCGCCCATGCCTGCCACGCCAGACTCGTCGAAGCCAGCGGCGTCGTAGCGGCGGAGTGA
- a CDS encoding proline--tRNA ligase: MRYRRLLLPTLKEAPSDAQSASHILLLRSGYVRKVGAGVYSYLPLGVKVLKKVEAIVRDEMTRAGAQEVLLPALLPSEYFRETGRWDLYGEVLFRIKDRKGTDYHLGPTHEEIITDLARHEIKSYRDMPKNLYQIQTKFRDEPRPRGGLLRCREFSMKDAYSFDVDEAAARTSYEAMRVAYTRIFDRMGLTYRMVNADSGAIGGSGSAEFQVLVQSGEDFLAACTQCQYAANLEVASSPAPARDGDPSATPAHEKVHTPKQKSIEEVSKFMGASPQKFLKSLLYVAEKAVIMAVVRGDHEVNEIKLARALGVGEVFLASAEDVQKATGAAVGFAGPVGFPGKLVVDESAANLVDAITGANETDQHLKHVQPGRDFTGQVADIRSVKEGDTCPECGSKLGIYRGIEAGHIFLLGTHYSSKMGATYLDDKGEQKTLVMGCYGIGVSRLVATTVEQHHDDNGIRWPMALAPFQVQVLQLGNEPEVEQAVADLEQALEALGIEVLVDDRDDRPGVKFKDADLIGIPLRVTVGARALKNGGVELKLRSEPDPKKVEILPLAEAAETLARRVREMLSA, encoded by the coding sequence ATGCGTTACCGCCGACTCCTGCTCCCCACGCTCAAAGAGGCGCCCTCGGACGCCCAGAGTGCCAGCCACATCTTGCTCCTGCGCTCCGGCTACGTCCGCAAGGTGGGGGCGGGCGTCTACAGCTACCTGCCGCTCGGCGTGAAGGTGCTGAAGAAGGTCGAGGCCATCGTGCGGGACGAGATGACGCGCGCGGGGGCGCAAGAGGTCCTCCTGCCTGCGCTCTTGCCGAGTGAGTACTTCCGCGAGACGGGCCGCTGGGATCTCTACGGCGAGGTCTTGTTCCGGATCAAAGATCGCAAGGGAACCGACTATCACCTCGGCCCGACCCACGAAGAGATCATCACCGATCTGGCCCGGCACGAGATCAAGAGCTATCGCGACATGCCGAAGAATCTGTATCAGATTCAGACGAAGTTTCGCGACGAGCCGCGCCCCCGCGGTGGCCTCCTGCGCTGCCGCGAGTTCAGCATGAAGGATGCGTACTCCTTCGACGTCGACGAAGCCGCTGCGCGCACGAGCTACGAGGCGATGCGCGTTGCCTACACTCGCATCTTCGATCGCATGGGGCTCACCTACCGCATGGTCAACGCCGACTCCGGCGCCATCGGCGGCTCGGGCAGCGCCGAGTTCCAGGTCCTCGTGCAGAGCGGCGAAGACTTCCTGGCGGCCTGCACCCAGTGTCAGTACGCCGCCAACCTGGAGGTCGCGAGCTCTCCGGCACCGGCCCGGGACGGCGATCCATCCGCGACCCCCGCCCACGAGAAGGTGCACACACCCAAACAGAAGAGCATCGAAGAGGTCAGCAAGTTCATGGGAGCCTCACCCCAGAAGTTCCTGAAGAGCCTGCTCTACGTGGCGGAAAAAGCCGTGATCATGGCGGTCGTGCGCGGGGACCACGAGGTCAACGAGATCAAGCTCGCGCGCGCCCTCGGGGTCGGCGAGGTCTTCCTGGCGAGCGCCGAGGACGTGCAGAAGGCCACCGGAGCGGCCGTCGGTTTTGCCGGCCCGGTCGGCTTCCCCGGCAAGCTGGTGGTGGACGAGAGCGCCGCCAACCTCGTCGACGCCATCACCGGCGCGAACGAGACCGATCAGCACCTGAAACACGTGCAGCCGGGGCGCGACTTCACCGGGCAAGTCGCGGACATCCGCAGCGTCAAGGAAGGGGACACTTGTCCCGAGTGCGGCTCGAAGCTCGGTATCTACCGGGGCATCGAGGCCGGTCACATCTTCCTCCTGGGCACCCACTACTCGAGCAAGATGGGCGCCACCTACCTGGACGACAAAGGGGAGCAGAAGACCCTCGTCATGGGTTGTTACGGCATCGGTGTCTCGCGACTCGTTGCCACCACCGTCGAGCAGCACCACGACGACAACGGCATCCGCTGGCCGATGGCGCTCGCGCCGTTTCAGGTGCAGGTGCTGCAACTCGGTAACGAGCCGGAGGTCGAGCAGGCCGTGGCAGACCTCGAACAGGCACTCGAGGCGCTGGGCATCGAGGTCTTGGTCGACGACAGGGACGACAGACCCGGCGTCAAGTTCAAGGACGCTGATCTGATCGGCATTCCGCTGCGCGTTACCGTCGGGGCGCGCGCCCTGAAGAACGGCGGCGTGGAGCTCAAACTGCGAAGCGAGCCCGATCCCAAGAAGGTGGAGATCTTGCCGCTGGCGGAGGCGGCTGAGACCCTCGCACGACGCGTGCGAGAGATGTTGTCTGCCTGA
- a CDS encoding aminotransferase class I/II-fold pyridoxal phosphate-dependent enzyme codes for MKKAGRHGANSTESVHAGTDPVRAHHTLTPSIAQTATYTFDDTADLERYMRGEDQDPAREEYGRYGNPTVRELERRLAALEGTDDAVAFATGMAAVTTSILALTKAGDHVVLFRDCYRRTRQFVTQTLTRFGVRHTLVGPGALDELEAAITADTRLCIGESPTNPYLYCTDLSALARIAKSKGRVRTLVDSTFATPVNLLPAEHGIDLIVHSATKYLSGHNDVLGGFVAGPSHLISLVRELRSVLGGTLDPHAAFLIGRGLKTLAVRVEKQNQTGLAVARMLEAHPNVERVYYPLLPSHPSHSVAAAQMRGAGGVVSFVVKGGRSAAGRVVDACKLATIAPSLGGVETLIEQPALMSYFELSDQELATVGIDPALIRLSVGIEETRDVVADVSASLSAL; via the coding sequence ATGAAAAAAGCTGGCCGGCACGGCGCAAACAGCACGGAGTCGGTGCACGCGGGCACGGACCCCGTGCGCGCCCACCACACGCTGACGCCGAGCATTGCGCAGACCGCGACCTACACCTTCGACGACACCGCGGATCTCGAGCGCTACATGCGCGGCGAAGATCAGGACCCGGCGCGGGAGGAGTACGGGCGCTACGGCAACCCTACGGTGCGTGAGCTGGAGCGCCGTCTGGCCGCCCTCGAGGGGACCGACGACGCGGTTGCGTTCGCTACCGGCATGGCAGCGGTCACCACGTCGATCTTGGCGCTGACGAAGGCCGGTGACCACGTCGTGCTGTTTCGCGATTGTTACCGGCGCACGCGCCAGTTCGTCACCCAGACCCTGACTCGATTTGGTGTGCGCCACACGCTGGTGGGACCGGGCGCGCTGGACGAGCTGGAGGCAGCCATCACCGCGGACACCCGCCTGTGCATCGGCGAGTCACCCACCAACCCCTACCTCTACTGTACGGATTTGAGCGCGCTCGCTCGCATTGCCAAGAGCAAGGGCCGAGTCCGCACCCTGGTCGACTCGACCTTTGCGACACCCGTCAACCTGCTGCCGGCAGAGCACGGGATCGACCTGATCGTTCATAGCGCCACGAAGTACCTCTCGGGTCACAACGACGTGCTGGGCGGATTCGTCGCCGGGCCGAGCCACCTCATCTCGCTGGTCCGGGAGTTGCGCAGTGTGCTCGGCGGCACGCTGGACCCCCACGCTGCCTTCCTGATCGGCCGCGGGCTCAAGACCCTGGCTGTGCGCGTGGAGAAACAGAACCAGACTGGGTTGGCGGTCGCACGGATGCTCGAGGCACACCCCAACGTCGAACGGGTCTACTACCCGCTCCTGCCCAGCCACCCGTCTCACTCGGTTGCCGCGGCGCAGATGAGAGGCGCCGGCGGGGTGGTCAGCTTCGTCGTCAAAGGCGGCCGGTCCGCGGCCGGACGTGTGGTCGACGCCTGCAAGTTGGCGACGATCGCGCCTTCTTTGGGCGGCGTGGAGACCTTGATCGAACAGCCAGCACTGATGAGCTACTTCGAGCTCTCGGACCAGGAGCTGGCTACGGTCGGCATCGACCCAGCACTGATCCGCCTTTCGGTGGGCATCGAAGAGACCCGCGATGTCGTGGCGGACGTCAGCGCTTCGCTGTCCGCGCTCTGA
- a CDS encoding MFS transporter: MKELGLQPERVTHRPLTVMALMLAVFMSALEITVVSTAMPTVVGELSGVSLYAWVFTAYVVISTVGMPIAGKLADLYGRKPVMLTGIVVFLLGSAACGQSKTMTFLIAARAVQGLGGGAMQSMALTIVGDIFTVHERARMQGVIGAVWGLAGVVGPVLGGFIVHHFGWQWIFYLNLPFGILSALILSSVLHERVEPRDAKLDLLGATLLGATIVLVLLGARTSWTLGVAAVFAGLFVWVERRAAEPVLSVALLSRPLIAIATGLGMLIGASLMSMLSFVPLYIQGVLGGSPSDAGAAIAPMAIGWPLSSAIAGRLVGRIGYRPLVRTGLSVTALAAVGMALFLGPGASLLVPRVASGFFGVGLGLANTVTLIAVQGSVEFKERGVATTSTMLFRTIGGALAVGLLGEVLARALRRDPSLAADAATLLAGARFGTEVSATHRAELSGALAHGLTPVFWVIAGFSVTAFLVGLRFPKLALGSERERS, encoded by the coding sequence ATGAAAGAGCTCGGCTTGCAGCCCGAGAGGGTCACTCACCGCCCACTGACGGTGATGGCGTTGATGCTGGCGGTGTTCATGTCCGCCCTCGAGATCACGGTCGTCTCGACCGCCATGCCCACCGTGGTCGGCGAGCTGTCTGGCGTGTCGCTCTACGCCTGGGTGTTCACCGCCTACGTCGTCATCTCCACCGTGGGCATGCCCATCGCTGGCAAGCTCGCCGATCTGTACGGCCGGAAACCGGTGATGCTGACCGGCATCGTCGTGTTCTTGCTGGGCTCCGCCGCGTGCGGCCAGTCCAAGACGATGACTTTCTTGATCGCGGCGCGCGCCGTACAGGGCCTCGGCGGCGGGGCGATGCAGTCGATGGCGCTCACCATCGTCGGCGACATCTTCACGGTGCACGAGCGCGCTCGCATGCAAGGCGTGATTGGCGCGGTGTGGGGGCTTGCCGGCGTGGTCGGGCCGGTGCTCGGTGGGTTCATCGTCCACCACTTCGGCTGGCAATGGATCTTCTACTTGAACCTGCCGTTCGGGATCCTGTCGGCGTTGATCCTGTCGTCGGTGTTGCATGAACGCGTCGAGCCGCGCGACGCAAAGCTCGATCTGCTGGGGGCGACGCTGCTCGGCGCCACGATCGTGCTGGTCTTGCTCGGCGCACGCACGAGCTGGACGCTCGGGGTCGCCGCCGTGTTCGCCGGGCTATTCGTGTGGGTGGAACGCAGGGCCGCCGAGCCGGTGTTGTCGGTCGCGCTCCTGTCGCGACCGCTGATCGCCATCGCCACCGGTCTGGGCATGCTGATCGGCGCCTCGCTGATGAGCATGCTGAGCTTCGTGCCGCTCTACATCCAGGGTGTGCTCGGCGGCAGCCCGAGCGACGCGGGAGCCGCCATTGCTCCGATGGCGATCGGCTGGCCGCTGTCGAGCGCGATCGCGGGTCGCTTGGTAGGCCGAATCGGCTACCGGCCCCTGGTCCGCACGGGGCTCTCGGTCACGGCGCTCGCGGCGGTCGGCATGGCGCTCTTTCTGGGACCCGGTGCCAGCCTGCTGGTGCCGCGGGTTGCCAGCGGTTTTTTTGGTGTGGGACTCGGACTCGCCAACACCGTCACGCTGATCGCCGTGCAGGGCAGCGTGGAGTTCAAAGAGCGAGGAGTCGCCACGACCAGCACGATGCTGTTTCGAACCATCGGCGGCGCCTTGGCGGTCGGCCTGTTGGGCGAGGTCCTGGCGCGTGCTCTGCGACGCGATCCGTCGTTGGCGGCAGACGCTGCGACGCTCCTGGCCGGTGCCCGCTTTGGCACCGAGGTCAGCGCCACACATCGCGCGGAGCTGTCCGGTGCGCTGGCTCATGGGCTGACGCCGGTGTTCTGGGTCATCGCAGGGTTTTCAGTGACCGCGTTCCTGGTGGGGCTGAGGTTTCCCAAGCTCGCGCTGGGAAGTGAGCGCGAACGAAGCTAG
- a CDS encoding methylmalonyl-CoA mutase family protein, translated as MAHEVRPDFDDAQAFTAEGESPDGLAELRAAVRDWRSEVVAKSAAKVPARRPRFTTWSDVDVPDLVTPAELSLDYLRDLGLPGEYPFTRGVQPTMYRSRLWTMRMFAGFGTPEQTNERFKYLLREGQTGLSTAFDFPTLMGYDSDSPRALGEVGMCGVAVDTLRDMEVLCGDIPLDEVTTSMTINGPAIVLLAFYVALADVRGISRDRIGGTVQNDCLKEFIAQHAWLVPPRPAMRIVTDMIEFCSTEVPRWNTVSISGYHIREAGATAAQELAFTLADGLAYVETCLERGMSVDDFAPRLSFFFDVHNDFFEEIAKFRAARRMWARFMKDRYGAKRADSMKLRTHAQTAGVSLAAPQPYNNVARVALQALAAVLGGTQSLHTNSLDETYALPTEDAVTIALRTQQIVAHESGVANTIDPLGGSYYVEWLTNRLEQEALDYIRRIDEMGGMVRAVEKGYPQREIARSAYDFERKLNDGERVMVGVNDFRQEEPDRIPTLKIDEAVQKKQIEALARVKAGRSRTEVERTLASVREAAKGAGNLMPPIIEAARAYVTEQEICDVLREVFGTYTDPAEF; from the coding sequence ATGGCTCACGAGGTTCGGCCCGATTTCGACGACGCTCAGGCTTTCACCGCGGAAGGCGAGAGCCCCGACGGGTTGGCTGAGCTCAGGGCGGCGGTGCGTGACTGGCGCAGCGAGGTCGTTGCCAAGAGCGCCGCCAAGGTCCCGGCGCGCAGACCGCGCTTCACCACCTGGAGCGACGTGGACGTTCCGGACCTGGTGACGCCTGCGGAGTTGTCCCTCGACTACCTGCGCGATCTGGGCTTGCCGGGTGAGTATCCCTTCACCCGTGGTGTGCAGCCCACCATGTACCGGAGCCGCCTCTGGACCATGCGCATGTTCGCGGGCTTTGGCACACCGGAGCAGACCAACGAGCGCTTCAAGTACCTGCTGAGAGAGGGGCAGACCGGGCTCTCGACCGCCTTCGATTTTCCGACTCTGATGGGCTACGACTCGGACTCCCCGCGTGCCTTGGGTGAGGTCGGCATGTGTGGTGTCGCTGTCGACACCCTGCGAGACATGGAGGTCCTGTGCGGGGACATTCCGCTCGACGAGGTGACGACGAGCATGACCATCAACGGTCCGGCCATCGTGCTCTTGGCGTTCTACGTGGCGCTGGCCGACGTGCGTGGGATCTCGCGCGACCGTATCGGAGGCACGGTGCAGAACGACTGCCTCAAGGAGTTCATCGCCCAGCACGCCTGGCTGGTCCCGCCTCGTCCCGCCATGCGAATCGTCACCGACATGATCGAGTTCTGTTCGACCGAGGTCCCGCGCTGGAACACGGTCAGCATCAGCGGCTATCACATCCGAGAGGCTGGAGCGACGGCGGCCCAGGAGCTGGCCTTCACGCTTGCCGATGGCCTTGCCTACGTCGAGACCTGTCTCGAGCGGGGCATGTCGGTGGACGACTTTGCGCCGCGGCTCTCGTTCTTCTTCGATGTACACAACGATTTCTTCGAGGAAATCGCAAAATTCCGTGCTGCACGCCGCATGTGGGCGCGCTTCATGAAGGACCGCTACGGGGCCAAGCGGGCGGACAGCATGAAACTCCGCACCCACGCCCAGACCGCGGGTGTGTCCCTGGCGGCACCCCAGCCGTACAACAACGTGGCGCGGGTCGCGCTTCAAGCGCTGGCAGCGGTGCTCGGCGGTACGCAGTCACTGCACACGAACTCCCTCGACGAGACCTACGCACTGCCCACGGAGGACGCGGTGACAATCGCGCTCCGCACCCAGCAGATTGTCGCTCACGAGAGTGGGGTCGCGAACACCATCGACCCGCTCGGCGGCAGCTACTACGTCGAGTGGCTCACGAACCGGCTCGAACAAGAGGCGCTCGACTACATCCGGCGCATCGACGAGATGGGTGGCATGGTGCGGGCGGTCGAGAAGGGTTATCCACAGCGGGAGATCGCCCGCAGCGCCTATGACTTCGAGCGCAAGCTGAACGATGGCGAGCGGGTCATGGTGGGCGTCAACGACTTCCGCCAGGAGGAACCCGACCGCATCCCCACCCTGAAGATCGACGAGGCGGTGCAAAAGAAGCAGATCGAGGCGCTGGCCAGGGTCAAGGCCGGTCGCAGTCGCACCGAGGTCGAGCGAACCCTCGCGTCGGTGAGAGAAGCGGCCAAAGGGGCGGGCAACCTGATGCCGCCGATCATCGAGGCAGCGCGCGCCTACGTGACCGAGCAGGAGATCTGCGACGTGCTGCGCGAGGTCTTCGGGACCTACACGGACCCGGCGGAGTTCTGA
- a CDS encoding protein kinase, giving the protein MALLAGRYEVVRPIAQGGMATVYLAKILGEGGFERLVAVKVMHPHIANESEFVSMFLDEARLAARIRHPNVVPTLAVERNADGLFLVMEYIEGHPLHAILRAALTAKRYLSIPVALRIVVDLLEGLHAAHELEDESGHHLDLVHRDVSPQNVLVGSDGVSRITDFGVAHARARLATTQGSGLKGKVAYLSPEQLLTVAKVDRRSDVFAAGIVLWESLTGRRLFRGETEGQTIAQIMGGAKRAPHQVRPDIPELISQACMKALASEPENRFQTAVELADALEAAANEVGITLAKPREVAAEITALEVPDQKIDATKVRLGPGSAESSSGISPPAAAGTGLSQGSTTAAGSALSTVPGEPPRNRGRWLAVGVVGALLIGGGSLAIAMRSAVSATSPTSRPETAATGSLAAREEPPKEQPKPEVTALPSAEPEEQPAPSASAAPSANAASAPTPAPVPKTGPKPVAKPAGAVRSGPGYRPEGL; this is encoded by the coding sequence ATGGCGCTCCTCGCAGGCCGATACGAGGTCGTCCGCCCCATCGCACAGGGTGGGATGGCGACCGTGTACCTCGCGAAGATCCTGGGAGAAGGCGGGTTCGAGCGGCTGGTCGCGGTGAAGGTGATGCACCCGCACATCGCCAACGAGAGTGAGTTCGTGTCGATGTTCCTCGACGAGGCGCGGCTCGCGGCGCGCATTCGCCACCCGAACGTCGTGCCGACCCTGGCGGTGGAACGCAACGCCGACGGCCTGTTCCTCGTGATGGAGTACATCGAGGGGCACCCGCTGCACGCGATCTTGCGCGCCGCCCTGACCGCAAAGCGCTACCTCTCGATCCCCGTCGCGCTGCGCATCGTCGTCGACTTGCTCGAAGGACTGCACGCCGCGCACGAGCTCGAGGACGAGTCCGGGCACCACCTCGATCTCGTACATCGCGACGTCTCTCCTCAGAACGTCCTGGTGGGAAGCGACGGAGTCTCGCGCATCACCGATTTCGGGGTTGCCCACGCGCGCGCTCGCCTCGCCACCACGCAGGGCTCCGGTCTCAAAGGCAAGGTCGCGTATCTCTCGCCGGAGCAGCTCTTGACGGTGGCAAAGGTGGACCGGCGCTCGGACGTGTTCGCGGCTGGCATCGTGCTCTGGGAGTCGCTGACCGGGCGGCGGCTCTTCCGCGGCGAGACCGAGGGCCAGACCATTGCTCAGATCATGGGTGGCGCAAAACGCGCGCCACACCAGGTGCGCCCCGACATCCCCGAGCTCATCTCGCAAGCGTGCATGAAGGCGCTGGCTTCCGAACCGGAGAACCGCTTTCAGACCGCGGTCGAGCTCGCCGACGCGCTGGAGGCCGCGGCTAACGAGGTCGGGATCACGCTGGCCAAACCGCGAGAGGTCGCAGCGGAGATCACCGCGCTCGAGGTCCCGGATCAGAAGATCGACGCCACCAAGGTCCGCCTCGGACCCGGCAGCGCCGAGTCGAGTTCGGGGATCTCGCCGCCCGCCGCAGCGGGTACGGGACTCTCACAAGGCAGCACAACCGCCGCGGGCAGCGCGCTCTCGACAGTCCCCGGGGAACCGCCTCGGAATAGAGGTCGCTGGCTGGCCGTGGGCGTGGTCGGAGCCCTGCTCATCGGCGGGGGTTCGCTTGCCATCGCCATGCGCTCCGCGGTTTCCGCGACGTCGCCGACCTCGCGCCCGGAGACGGCCGCGACGGGGAGCCTGGCGGCGCGCGAGGAGCCCCCGAAGGAGCAACCCAAGCCGGAGGTCACCGCTCTGCCGAGCGCCGAGCCCGAGGAACAACCCGCACCGAGCGCGAGCGCTGCACCGAGCGCGAACGCAGCATCGGCCCCCACCCCGGCACCGGTCCCCAAGACGGGACCGAAGCCCGTGGCAAAACCAGCGGGTGCCGTTCGCTCCGGACCGGGCTATCGTCCCGAAGGACTGTGA